Proteins found in one Mesorhizobium sp. CAU 1732 genomic segment:
- the murA gene encoding UDP-N-acetylglucosamine 1-carboxyvinyltransferase, producing the protein MDRIRIVGGNALNGTIPISGAKNAALPLMIASLLTDGTLSLGNVPHLADVEQLTRILGNHGVDYSVNGRREQQNSGYARTINFTAKSIVDTTAPYELVSKMRASFWVIGPLLARMGEARVSLPGGCAIGTRPVDLFIDGLRALGAEIEIEQGYVHARAPKGLIGNRYVFPKVSVGATHVLLMAASLAHGQTVLENAAREPEIVNLAECLNAMGAKISGAGTPTIVIDGVTSLSGATHDVIPDRIETGTYAMAVAMTGGDVVLEGARADLLDTALDTLTQAGVEVTPLNSGIRIRRNGSGIMPVDVTTEPFPGFPTDLQAQLMGLMTMAKGKSRITETIFENRFMHVQELARLGAKITLSGQTAIVEGVSQLHGAPVMATDLRASVSLVIAGLAAQGETVVNRVYHLDRGFERLEEKLSGCGATIERLSS; encoded by the coding sequence ATGGATCGCATCAGGATTGTCGGTGGAAACGCGCTCAACGGCACGATTCCCATCTCGGGCGCGAAGAACGCGGCGCTGCCGCTCATGATCGCGTCGCTCTTGACCGACGGCACGCTGAGCCTCGGCAACGTGCCGCATCTGGCCGACGTGGAACAGCTCACCCGCATTCTCGGCAATCACGGCGTCGATTATTCGGTCAACGGTCGTCGCGAGCAGCAGAATTCCGGCTATGCCCGCACCATCAATTTCACCGCGAAGTCGATCGTCGATACGACCGCGCCTTATGAACTCGTCTCCAAGATGCGTGCCTCCTTCTGGGTGATCGGGCCGCTTCTGGCGCGCATGGGCGAGGCGCGCGTGTCGCTGCCCGGTGGCTGCGCGATCGGTACGCGCCCGGTGGATCTGTTTATCGACGGCCTGCGTGCGCTTGGCGCCGAGATCGAAATCGAGCAGGGTTATGTGCACGCGCGTGCGCCCAAGGGCCTCATTGGCAACCGCTACGTGTTTCCGAAAGTCTCGGTCGGCGCGACGCATGTTCTGCTGATGGCGGCATCGCTGGCCCATGGTCAGACCGTCCTCGAGAATGCGGCGCGCGAGCCGGAAATCGTCAACCTCGCGGAATGCCTGAACGCCATGGGCGCGAAGATTTCCGGTGCGGGCACGCCGACGATCGTCATCGACGGTGTGACGTCGCTGTCGGGCGCGACGCATGACGTGATTCCCGACCGCATCGAAACCGGCACCTATGCCATGGCGGTTGCCATGACCGGCGGCGATGTCGTGCTCGAAGGCGCGCGTGCGGACCTTCTGGACACTGCGCTCGACACGCTGACCCAGGCGGGTGTCGAGGTGACGCCACTAAACTCCGGCATCCGCATTCGGCGCAACGGCTCCGGCATCATGCCGGTCGATGTGACCACGGAACCGTTCCCGGGCTTTCCGACCGATCTGCAGGCGCAATTGATGGGCCTGATGACGATGGCCAAGGGCAAGTCGCGCATCACCGAGACGATCTTCGAAAATCGCTTCATGCACGTTCAGGAGCTTGCCCGCCTCGGGGCGAAGATCACGCTCTCCGGGCAGACCGCGATCGTCGAGGGCGTGTCGCAGTTGCATGGAGCGCCCGTCATGGCGACCGACCTACGGGCTTCGGTTTCGCTCGTCATTGCGGGCCTCGCCGCGCAGGGCGAAACGGTGGTGAATCGTGTCTACCATCTGGATCGCGGTTTCGAGCGTCTGGAAGAGAAGCTGTCCGGCTGCGGCGCCACGATCGAGCGCCTGTCCTCCTGA
- a CDS encoding DUF2948 family protein: MADLKLVALDEQDLEIVSAHVQDAVMKVGDLDFLAADGRFVVAMNRFVWENKRKLFSSRNERRRSVLHFEAVKAVKTAGFSRDKDDEILSLLAISFVPGDAPAGAVEITFAGGAAIRLEVDYIEARLADLGAAWEAASRPLHKS, from the coding sequence ATGGCAGACTTGAAGCTCGTAGCCCTCGACGAACAGGATTTGGAAATCGTCTCCGCGCACGTTCAGGACGCGGTGATGAAGGTCGGCGATCTGGATTTCCTGGCGGCGGACGGCCGTTTCGTGGTGGCGATGAACCGCTTCGTCTGGGAAAACAAGCGCAAGCTGTTTTCATCCCGTAACGAGCGCCGCCGCAGCGTTCTGCATTTCGAGGCGGTCAAGGCGGTGAAGACCGCCGGCTTTTCGCGCGACAAGGACGACGAAATCCTGTCTCTCCTCGCCATCAGCTTCGTTCCCGGCGACGCCCCCGCAGGGGCGGTCGAGATCACGTTTGCCGGTGGCGCCGCGATCCGCCTTGAGGTGGACTATATCGAGGCACGGCTCGCCGATCTCGGCGCGGCATGGGAAGCCGCCTCTCGCCCGCTGCACAAGAGCTGA
- the hisD gene encoding histidinol dehydrogenase — MPLRLDQREPDFQARFTSFLATKREVSEDVDAVVRDIIARVREEGDAALIDYTRRFDRFDLDEDRIAVSETEVGTALNAVEAETLDALRFAHARIEAHHARQMPHDDRYTDPIGVELGSRWTAVEAVGLYVPGGTASYPSSVLMNAVPAKVAGVERIVMTVPTPDGALNPLVLAAARLAGVSEIYRVGGAQAIAALAYGTRTIAPVAKIVGPGNAFVAAAKRRVFGTVGIDMIAGPSEVLIIADGTNDPAWLAADLLAQAEHDAAAQSILITDDARLGDAVAAEVERQLALLPRGETAAASWRDFGAIILVGDLEDAIPLANRIAAEHLELAMDDADAFVPKIRNAGAIFIGRHTPEVIGDYVGGSNHVLPTARSARFSSGLSVLDFVKRTSILKLGPDQLRALGPAAITLARAESLDGHAASVAIRLNPES, encoded by the coding sequence ATGCCACTTCGCCTCGACCAGCGAGAGCCCGACTTTCAAGCACGCTTCACATCCTTCCTTGCGACCAAGCGCGAGGTGTCCGAGGACGTCGACGCGGTTGTCCGCGATATCATCGCTCGTGTCCGCGAGGAGGGCGACGCGGCGCTGATCGACTACACGCGGCGCTTCGACCGGTTCGATCTCGACGAGGATCGCATTGCGGTGAGTGAGACCGAGGTCGGCACGGCGCTGAATGCCGTCGAAGCCGAAACGCTGGATGCGCTGCGCTTCGCCCATGCGCGGATCGAGGCACACCATGCCCGCCAGATGCCGCACGACGACCGCTATACGGACCCGATCGGCGTCGAGCTCGGCTCGCGCTGGACCGCGGTCGAGGCTGTCGGGCTCTACGTGCCGGGCGGAACTGCCAGCTATCCCAGTTCGGTGCTGATGAACGCCGTGCCTGCGAAGGTCGCGGGCGTTGAGCGCATCGTGATGACGGTCCCAACACCCGATGGCGCGCTGAACCCGTTGGTGCTGGCTGCGGCGCGCCTTGCCGGTGTCTCCGAGATCTACCGCGTGGGCGGCGCACAGGCCATCGCAGCGCTGGCCTACGGCACTAGGACGATCGCGCCGGTCGCCAAGATCGTCGGGCCGGGTAATGCCTTCGTGGCGGCGGCCAAGCGTCGTGTGTTCGGCACGGTGGGCATCGACATGATCGCCGGCCCCTCCGAAGTGCTCATCATTGCTGACGGCACCAACGATCCCGCATGGCTGGCGGCCGACCTCCTGGCCCAGGCCGAACATGACGCCGCCGCGCAATCGATTCTCATCACCGACGATGCGCGCCTCGGCGACGCGGTGGCGGCTGAGGTGGAGCGCCAACTGGCGCTGTTGCCGCGTGGCGAAACCGCTGCCGCAAGCTGGCGAGACTTCGGCGCGATCATCCTCGTAGGCGACCTTGAGGACGCCATACCGCTGGCCAATCGCATCGCAGCCGAGCATCTCGAACTCGCCATGGATGACGCGGATGCGTTCGTGCCGAAAATCCGCAACGCCGGCGCGATCTTCATCGGGCGGCACACGCCCGAGGTGATAGGGGATTATGTCGGCGGGTCGAACCATGTTCTGCCGACGGCGCGTTCGGCGCGCTTCTCGTCGGGCCTCTCGGTGCTCGATTTCGTCAAGCGCACCTCGATCCTGAAGCTCGGCCCTGACCAGCTCCGCGCGCTCGGGCCGGCCGCGATCACGCTTGCGCGAGCGGAGAGCCTCGACGGCCACGCCGCGTCGGTTGCCATCAGGCTCAATCCCGAAAGCTGA
- a CDS encoding UPF0262 family protein — protein sequence MSERDQNARLVDVELDESIGRSTPDVEHERAVAIFDLIEDNAFAPVGDTGEGPYKLRLSLAEARLVFAISREDGETVVTHILSLTPFRRIVKDYYMICESYYDAIRSSTPSQIEAIDMGRRGLHNEGSQTLLDRLSGKIEVDFDTARRLFTLVCVLHWRG from the coding sequence ATGAGCGAGCGCGACCAAAACGCCCGGCTGGTCGATGTTGAACTGGACGAATCGATCGGGCGATCGACGCCGGACGTCGAGCATGAGCGCGCAGTCGCGATCTTCGACCTGATCGAGGACAACGCCTTCGCGCCTGTCGGCGATACGGGCGAGGGGCCGTACAAATTGCGGCTGTCACTGGCCGAGGCCCGCCTCGTCTTCGCGATCTCGCGCGAGGACGGCGAGACTGTCGTGACCCACATCCTGTCCCTCACGCCGTTCCGGCGGATCGTGAAGGACTACTACATGATCTGCGAAAGCTATTACGACGCGATTCGCTCGTCGACGCCGTCGCAGATCGAAGCGATCGACATGGGACGGCGGGGCCTTCACAACGAAGGGTCGCAAACCCTGCTCGATCGGCTGTCGGGCAAGATCGAGGTGGATTTCGACACGGCCAGGCGGCTCTTCACGCTCGTGTGCGTGCTGCACTGGCGGGGATAA
- a CDS encoding low molecular weight phosphatase family protein has protein sequence MPRDEASPLPKSILFLCGMNAIRSPMAEAIAREALPKSVFVASAGVRAGARDPFVDAVLAEKGLALGDRQPQRLDDLEDAYFDLIVTLAPEAHHAALELTRSMAVEVEYWPTADPSGAAGSRERIMDAYRDVYERIAARIAARFGASDTPN, from the coding sequence ATGCCGCGTGACGAGGCGTCGCCGCTTCCGAAATCGATCCTGTTCCTGTGCGGGATGAACGCCATCCGCTCGCCGATGGCGGAAGCGATCGCGCGGGAAGCCTTGCCGAAATCCGTCTTCGTCGCCTCGGCGGGCGTTCGCGCAGGCGCGCGCGATCCGTTCGTCGATGCCGTGCTGGCGGAGAAGGGGTTGGCGCTTGGCGACCGCCAGCCGCAACGCCTCGACGATCTGGAGGACGCGTATTTCGATCTGATCGTCACGCTTGCGCCGGAAGCCCATCATGCGGCGCTCGAACTGACGCGGTCCATGGCAGTCGAGGTCGAATATTGGCCGACCGCCGATCCGTCCGGCGCAGCAGGTTCGCGCGAGCGCATCATGGATGCTTACCGGGATGTCTACGAGCGGATAGCCGCGCGAATTGCTGCCCGATTCGGCGCGTCGGACACGCCAAACTAG
- the infA gene encoding translation initiation factor IF-1 → MPKEEVLEFPGVVTELLPNAMFRVKLENEHEIIAHTAGRMRKNRIRVLTGDKVLVEMTPYDLTKGRITYRFK, encoded by the coding sequence ATGCCGAAGGAAGAAGTACTCGAGTTTCCGGGAGTCGTCACTGAACTTCTGCCGAATGCGATGTTCAGGGTGAAACTCGAAAACGAACACGAAATCATTGCGCACACTGCGGGCCGCATGCGCAAAAACAGGATCCGCGTCCTCACGGGCGACAAGGTTCTTGTCGAGATGACCCCGTACGACCTGACCAAGGGTCGCATCACCTACCGCTTCAAGTAG
- a CDS encoding Maf-like protein has product MSVFQKLVLASGSPRRIELLQQAGVEPTRIYPADLDETPLRAEHPRSLAKRLSRSKAEKALEGLKRDGEADDCFILAADTVVAVGRRILPKAELAEEASNCLRLLSGRSHRVYTGVCLITPAGKVRQRLVETRVRFKRLSREELESYLASGEWRGKAGGYAVQGLAGTFVVKLVGSYTNVVGLPLYETVNLLTADGFKVHFNWLSGVRA; this is encoded by the coding sequence ATGAGTGTCTTCCAAAAGCTGGTGCTGGCCTCGGGTTCGCCCCGGCGGATCGAGCTTTTGCAGCAGGCCGGCGTCGAGCCGACCCGCATCTATCCGGCCGATCTGGACGAGACGCCGCTGCGCGCCGAGCATCCGCGCTCGCTCGCCAAGCGCCTGTCCCGCTCCAAGGCCGAAAAGGCGCTCGAGGGTCTGAAGCGCGACGGCGAGGCGGATGATTGCTTCATCCTCGCCGCCGATACGGTGGTCGCCGTCGGGCGACGCATCCTGCCCAAGGCCGAACTGGCAGAGGAGGCATCCAACTGCCTGCGGCTGCTCTCGGGCCGCTCGCACCGCGTCTATACCGGCGTGTGCCTGATCACACCGGCCGGCAAGGTGCGCCAGCGCCTCGTCGAGACCCGGGTGCGCTTCAAGCGCCTGTCGCGCGAGGAACTGGAAAGCTATCTGGCGTCGGGCGAATGGCGTGGCAAGGCTGGTGGCTATGCGGTCCAGGGCCTGGCGGGCACGTTCGTCGTCAAGCTCGTGGGCTCCTACACCAATGTCGTCGGCCTGCCGCTCTACGAGACGGTCAATCTTTTGACCGCCGACGGCTTCAAGGTGCATTTCAACTGGCTTTCGGGCGTGAGGGCCTGA
- the yacG gene encoding DNA gyrase inhibitor YacG — translation MPVVDDKVTPLRPRRQCPECGKPSSRADYPFCSPRCKDVDLNRWLSGAYAIPVTEAEDNLDDEEH, via the coding sequence ATGCCTGTGGTCGACGACAAGGTCACGCCGTTGCGCCCCAGGAGGCAGTGTCCGGAGTGCGGCAAGCCATCCTCGCGCGCCGACTACCCGTTCTGCTCGCCGCGCTGCAAGGATGTCGACCTCAATCGATGGCTGTCGGGCGCGTATGCGATCCCCGTCACCGAGGCCGAAGACAACCTCGACGACGAGGAGCACTGA
- a CDS encoding outer membrane protein: MKKLLLVSATFAMLAAPAYAADAIVYEPTPVAPMAPAVFDWTGFYVGVQGGYAWTHLGNGADIDLDGGQLGAHAGANWQSGAFVFGLEADVDYNWNETDFVVIGSPAFGTFELDWQGSARIRAGYAFDRTLVYVTGGVAAGRIEGTLTDAVGDFFRETHTEVGYTVGAGVEHAFAEKWTGRLEYRYTDFGEFHNSGVDVDQHAIKAGLSFRF, translated from the coding sequence ATGAAGAAGCTTCTTCTCGTATCCGCGACCTTCGCCATGCTGGCAGCTCCGGCTTATGCCGCTGACGCGATCGTCTATGAGCCGACCCCGGTTGCTCCGATGGCTCCGGCTGTCTTCGACTGGACAGGCTTCTACGTTGGTGTCCAGGGTGGCTATGCGTGGACGCACCTCGGCAATGGCGCTGACATCGATCTCGATGGCGGGCAGCTCGGTGCCCATGCTGGTGCCAACTGGCAGTCAGGCGCTTTCGTCTTCGGCCTCGAAGCTGATGTCGATTACAACTGGAACGAGACTGATTTCGTCGTAATCGGCTCGCCTGCATTCGGGACGTTTGAACTCGACTGGCAGGGCAGCGCGCGTATTCGTGCAGGCTATGCTTTCGATCGCACCCTCGTCTACGTAACTGGCGGTGTTGCCGCCGGACGTATCGAGGGAACGCTCACCGACGCTGTTGGTGATTTCTTCCGCGAGACCCACACTGAAGTGGGCTACACTGTCGGCGCTGGTGTCGAGCACGCGTTTGCTGAAAAGTGGACGGGTCGCCTTGAATATCGCTACACCGACTTCGGTGAGTTCCACAACAGCGGTGTCGACGTCGACCAGCACGCCATCAAGGCGGGCCTCAGCTTCCGTTTCTAA
- a CDS encoding N-acetyltransferase, with protein MTISLAAEADGVVIDHIAFSPVTMGGRSEEWFGLGPVSVDPDRQGNGIVSRHVHEGLTLLEAKGARGCVVLGDPQLYTRFGFEQDPRLRYEGVPPGYFMAQAFELPIPEGSVAYPQAFDAN; from the coding sequence ATGACCATCTCGTTGGCCGCAGAGGCCGACGGCGTGGTGATTGACCACATCGCCTTCTCGCCCGTCACGATGGGCGGACGGAGCGAGGAATGGTTCGGCCTCGGACCGGTCTCAGTTGATCCTGACCGTCAAGGAAATGGGATTGTCTCCCGCCACGTTCACGAAGGGCTGACCCTTCTGGAGGCCAAAGGGGCGAGGGGCTGCGTCGTGTTGGGCGATCCGCAACTCTACACGCGCTTCGGCTTCGAGCAGGATCCGAGGCTACGCTACGAGGGCGTGCCGCCCGGGTATTTTATGGCACAAGCCTTCGAGCTACCGATACCAGAAGGGTCCGTAGCCTACCCCCAAGCCTTCGACGCGAACTGA
- a CDS encoding response regulator transcription factor, giving the protein MTRILIVEDEPRLRKDLADFLELTGFTAEGVATARELRQSLADGGSPAVIILDVGLPDGNGFELAAEIRESHACGIIMLTALGDSDDRIRGFESGADIYLVKHSTLREIEAAIRSLLRRTGELPGSANGNNDQWVLDGTNWMLIAPNHRSLKLTATEFAFMSVLCSNYGEICQREDLIETVARPRANFDNRHLDAVVSRLRRKLEEQINLAVPIKAVYGVGYTFTAPVIVQ; this is encoded by the coding sequence ATGACGCGTATTCTGATCGTCGAGGACGAGCCCCGGCTGCGCAAGGACCTGGCCGATTTCCTGGAGCTGACAGGCTTTACGGCCGAAGGTGTCGCGACAGCGCGGGAATTGCGTCAGTCCCTCGCGGACGGCGGTTCGCCCGCTGTCATCATCCTGGATGTCGGGCTGCCCGACGGGAATGGATTCGAGCTGGCAGCCGAAATCCGCGAGTCACATGCCTGCGGCATCATCATGCTGACGGCGCTCGGCGACAGCGATGACCGCATCCGTGGCTTTGAAAGCGGTGCCGACATCTACCTGGTCAAGCACAGCACACTGCGTGAGATCGAAGCTGCGATTCGCAGTTTGCTGCGACGGACGGGAGAACTGCCTGGTTCTGCGAACGGCAACAATGATCAGTGGGTGCTCGACGGCACGAACTGGATGCTGATCGCGCCCAATCACCGTTCGCTCAAACTGACGGCAACCGAGTTCGCGTTTATGAGTGTGCTGTGCAGCAACTATGGCGAGATCTGCCAGCGCGAGGATCTTATAGAAACCGTTGCCCGTCCCAGGGCGAACTTCGACAACCGGCATCTCGACGCCGTCGTCAGTCGGCTACGCCGCAAGCTAGAGGAACAGATCAATCTCGCGGTACCGATCAAGGCCGTCTATGGCGTTGGCTATACCTTCACGGCCCCCGTCATCGTACAATAG
- a CDS encoding HAMP domain-containing sensor histidine kinase, which produces MLDLKTVLVVTLATASLQAVAWVFVWQAWRHLYELKFLAAGFAAIAVGLLLMIVRGTEPAALAIVLHNTVIKLGLVLLAEGLARFLGQPRYTWIGVSLLIFQVVAWSAAVAVDPGNIAIRIHTSTFFTVVIMSVMCLGLMRDRTQPTLLRWITIGILAEYMAASIIQSVIEYLLPADFQSGPILADRNAWYLLQGTLFLIAFFACLLFMVSSRLSADLREKNAALSREVQERRRLESRLNASLEAERALRDEQADFMRVVSHEFRTPLAIIRNAVDMIGLVGNRSPEATKERIVGIGEALNRLFSLIDRFMANDRDSGFRPETIRVGSLIADVRLHFEMTERGERLIFTVEDDAVSLFADPEMLATVLINLIDNAIKYSPENTPVDIDVRKEGGNVVVRVCDHGMGIPRAERHKIGRRFFRASNTMAGTGTGLGLYSSRKLLVYHGGKLQLLANDGQGMTAIVKLPLSSEATDQSSLEELTA; this is translated from the coding sequence ATGCTTGACCTCAAGACCGTTCTGGTTGTCACTCTTGCAACCGCAAGCCTGCAGGCGGTCGCCTGGGTTTTCGTCTGGCAGGCTTGGCGACATCTCTACGAACTCAAGTTCCTTGCCGCAGGTTTTGCCGCGATTGCTGTCGGACTTCTCCTGATGATCGTTCGCGGGACGGAACCAGCCGCATTGGCTATCGTGCTGCACAATACGGTTATCAAGCTGGGGCTGGTGCTGCTCGCCGAGGGACTGGCCCGCTTTCTGGGACAGCCGCGCTATACTTGGATCGGTGTTTCGCTACTCATTTTCCAGGTCGTTGCCTGGAGCGCCGCTGTTGCAGTCGACCCGGGCAACATAGCGATCCGCATCCACACGTCGACCTTCTTTACCGTCGTGATCATGTCGGTAATGTGCCTCGGGCTGATGCGAGACCGCACGCAGCCGACGCTTCTGCGCTGGATAACGATTGGAATACTCGCCGAGTATATGGCCGCCAGCATTATCCAGAGCGTCATCGAGTATCTGCTGCCGGCCGATTTTCAGAGCGGCCCGATTCTGGCCGACCGCAATGCCTGGTATCTGCTGCAAGGCACGCTATTCCTGATCGCATTTTTTGCTTGCCTGCTCTTCATGGTCAGTTCCCGGCTCTCCGCCGACCTGCGTGAGAAAAACGCGGCCTTGTCGCGAGAGGTGCAGGAACGACGGCGGCTGGAAAGCCGGTTGAACGCAAGCCTTGAGGCCGAACGCGCTCTTCGCGATGAGCAGGCGGACTTTATGCGCGTCGTCAGTCACGAGTTCCGCACCCCGCTCGCCATTATCCGCAACGCGGTCGACATGATCGGCCTTGTCGGGAACAGGTCACCAGAAGCGACGAAGGAACGGATTGTCGGAATTGGCGAGGCGCTCAATCGCCTGTTTTCCCTGATCGACCGCTTCATGGCCAATGATCGCGACAGCGGGTTCCGGCCGGAGACGATACGCGTCGGTTCCCTGATCGCGGATGTGCGACTGCATTTCGAGATGACCGAACGCGGTGAGCGCCTGATCTTCACCGTCGAAGACGATGCCGTTTCGCTTTTCGCCGATCCCGAAATGCTGGCGACCGTCCTTATCAATCTCATCGACAATGCGATCAAATATTCGCCGGAGAACACGCCGGTCGATATCGATGTACGGAAGGAAGGTGGAAACGTGGTCGTCCGAGTCTGCGATCACGGCATGGGCATTCCGCGGGCCGAGCGTCACAAAATCGGCAGGCGCTTCTTCCGGGCCTCCAATACGATGGCCGGAACCGGAACCGGGCTCGGCCTCTACTCTTCACGCAAGCTGCTCGTCTACCATGGCGGTAAGCTGCAGTTGCTGGCCAACGACGGCCAGGGCATGACGGCGATCGTGAAACTGCCTCTGTCAAGCGAAGCGACAGATCAATCTTCGCTGGAGGAACTGACGGCATGA